The Methanomassiliicoccales archaeon DNA segment GGCGTGGACGTCGATCCCAACGGCGAGGTGGCCGTGCTCATCGGTTCCAAGGAAGGATTAGCCAACATCTGCCGGGCCTTCGTGAACCCCGGGGAGAAGGTTCTGGTGCCCGACCCGGCGTATCCCGTTTACGCGCAAGGTGCGGCGCTGCTGAGCGATGCCGTCCCCGTGCGCTTCCCGCTGAACCCGGAGAAGGGCTTCCTGCCGGACATGGACAGCTTGCCGACGGACGCCCGCATGATCTACCTGAACTACCCCAACAACCCCACCGGAGCCGTCGCTGATGAGGAGTTCTTGCTGGGTGCGTCCCGCTGGTGCATAGAGACCGACACCATCCTCTGCTACGACAACGCCTACTCGGAGATGACCTTCGACGATTACGTCGCGCCGTCGGCGTTGCAGGTGGCCCAGGGCGACGGGACCATCGAGTTCCATTCGTTATCCAAAACGTTCAACATGACCGGCTACCGCATCGGTTTCGCCGTGGGCGACTCCGATCTCATAGCCGGTTTGAAAAGGGTCAAATCGCAGGTCGATTCCGGCACCCCCAAGTTCCTGCAGAGCGCGGTCGTCAAGACGCTGGGAATGTACCACGACGCGGAGAGACCGAAGATGGTGATGGACAACATCGCCGTCTACCAGAAGCGCCGGGACGTGCTGGTCAACGGACTGCGCAAGCTGGGGTTCAAGGTGGACCGGCCCAAGGGGACGTTCTACCTGTGGATGAAGGTCGACGGTCCCTCTCTGAAGTTCGCAGAGAAGATGCTCAAGGCCGGCATAGTGGTCACACCAGGCGTGGGGTTCGGTCTGAACGGCGAAGGCTACGTGCGCCTAGCCACCACACAGACCGTGGAGAGGATCGAGCAGGCCCTGGAGCGCATGGCCAAGGTCCTCTGAGAAACTATTTCCTCTTTCCCCTTTTGTAAGCCGCCTTGAGCGCTTCAACCACCGGTAGCGGTTTGCCCATGATGTAGTTCTCCAGGGCCCCGCCACCCGTGCTAACGTAGGAGAAGCGGTCGCAGCAACCGTACTTCTGAGCGGCGCTTACGGTGTGACCACCGCCGATGACGGAGAAGGCGTCGCTGGACACGGTGGCTTCCATGAGCGCCCGGGTGCCTAGGGAGAACTCCTCCCTCTCGATCACCCCAGCCGGTCCAGATATGAACACGGTGCAGGCCTTGGAGATGATGTCAGAGAACCTAGCCGTGGTCTCCTTGCCAATGTCCATTATGGGCAGTTCGGAGGGCAGGGCGCTCAGGGGCACGTCCTTTCTTTTCCCGTTCTCGTCCAGGGCCACGTCCACCGGCGTCTCGATGCGTTCTCCATATCCCTCCAGGAGCACTTTGGCGGCGG contains these protein-coding regions:
- a CDS encoding aminotransferase class I/II-fold pyridoxal phosphate-dependent enzyme yields the protein MGFEYANRLKAIPPYLFAEIEEKVNKKRLEGVDIIDFGIGDPDLPTPRPVVEFIQKELENPENHRYPSSAGEAETRIAISEWFKRRFGVDVDPNGEVAVLIGSKEGLANICRAFVNPGEKVLVPDPAYPVYAQGAALLSDAVPVRFPLNPEKGFLPDMDSLPTDARMIYLNYPNNPTGAVADEEFLLGASRWCIETDTILCYDNAYSEMTFDDYVAPSALQVAQGDGTIEFHSLSKTFNMTGYRIGFAVGDSDLIAGLKRVKSQVDSGTPKFLQSAVVKTLGMYHDAERPKMVMDNIAVYQKRRDVLVNGLRKLGFKVDRPKGTFYLWMKVDGPSLKFAEKMLKAGIVVTPGVGFGLNGEGYVRLATTQTVERIEQALERMAKVL